ATTAGGTTACACGTTATTGTGATTCGGAGCGGAATTTTGGCACTTTTCTGGACTTTTATGCGGGCTGCGTGTGCATCTTAGGGTCGGCGCAAACAGTctgtacgtctagtacaggttttgcaatttttaaaactataaaagtttacgttttcttctgACAACGGCacacattatctgtcaaaagttgcattatagtttccgctagaggcgccactttgtctgcgagaaaacgtaaacttttatagtttccgacaatctaagaaacctgtactagaccctcTGGTCTttttcttatcgtgtcgacgacaagTCCCCGCGACAAACTACCAAATCAAAGACAAAGTCGCAAATTAATACATGCCCAGCACTGGCCCACGGAAAATACACGTCTCTACCAGAGGCTGTGGTTGGTGGTCCTTTTGCGCTAAGCCCTATACTTATGGGGTAAACTTTAACTAATGTTCCTAATCGGTTGGTTAATTGGATTATTTGCAGACAAAACCACAGACTACCTAGTTCCttgattatacatatatagatagatagatagacaattctttattgcacacacaaacataaattacacaaggaaatgtacaacatagacggtatattttttacttatagttttgtcaaaataatactcataaataaaacaattgtaGGAATTCTCATTTATTTAACGAGTATTCCTAGTAAGGATACAAAATGCCCAAGATACTGAAGTCCTAAGATTAAGTAGTGGCATAAATCAAGGCCGATGATTTTAACACACTTGCTGTGGCCAAGGTCTCTTAGTCATCCAAGATTTATTAGTTAGTCTAGTCATCCAAGAGTTATTCGGTGTTTAGTCTACTAGGTTATTGTAATCAGAGGACTATTCCGTCTAATTTTATTACCTATCTTTTATCGTTATAGAATCTATATgacaatttatattaaatgacTTAACCATTctcataaaataattgttatacttaggtaccgaGGTAGGTGTAATAACGCttctaattaggtaatttaaggcatgtttcacaatgtctggataagaGCTGCCTGtgggataaataaaaaacatgctATCACTGTCGACAGCATATTAATTatctttttaaccgacttcgaaaaaaggaggaggttctcaattcgtctgtatgttttttttatgtatgttcaccgattactccgccatttatggaccgattttgaaaattctttttttgttgcatTGGGTTGAGCTCATACACAGTAAGTATActcgtaataataatatattatgtacttacttctaCATTATAACGTAGCAACCAGtgttaatatttgtttgatgtaggtatttacttaattattaaaagaTAGAGAGATGACGATAATGTTAAGGGTCACCAACCAATGCAATATACATCTACGGCAATAAATATCTGCCAGCGCTAATAAATTTACTTGACAGGTAACCCACGAGgcaaattaaataattctgggaacttatattataatatatccCTCGAACTTAATGAATCGTGAGTAATCGTAAACGTCATCAATGATGGGTcatcttcatattaaattcttgacaaatGTGTCAAAAATCAACAACTAAACCCTTGTTATGATTTAAcggagtatggtgaaactggggctaAACCTActcacaatattattataactaatcGCTAGgtgaattcaataaaaatacctaaatgaTCCGGAATCCTgatatgtaaatattaatatgacGTCACGATACGATAAAAATGaattcaaaaatcaaaatgtgATTGCTAACAGGTAACAACCTAAAGGTGGAAACTTGTTAGACCTAAGTTatctttagtttatttttagattattatatttacttagttaagttttcctaaaaaaaataaaataaaataaaaaaaataactttaatacaCATGCCATATGCCAAAGTAGTATTTTTGTGGGCTTTATgttttatagtatattttcAGCAACTCATCCAACGCCTCCGTGGCGCAATTGGCTAGCGCGTTCGGCTGTTAACCGAAAGGTTGGTGGTTCGAGCCCACCCGGGGGCGACTTCTTTTtgattcattatttttttttattttaattatggaAACGATTAAAATTTGAAATCAATATTTGGTACAATTTTtgtgttaaataattatttaggtagCTTTTATCCCTCGACGAGCTTTCTAAGTTGACTTTTGTGACTAGTAACGCCATCTGAAGTTGAATCCGGTAAATTAAAACATAGCGCTATCTCTAGGTTGATTGTGTTGTTCCTACTTATACCTAccctattttatttactaaaatgGGGTTGTAAAGGCCGATATTTTTAGAGTGCATATTTTATGGAAATTAAAGTGTGTTTTTAAAGAATTTATGTTTGACATGTGTGTGCAGTTAGTCGTCTACAACCGTACCGACCGACacactattaaaataaaatttatattattttgttttagcctctcattttatttttattgtgtttgtagtgtattagtaaatattatagtttaaactaatttttttaatcccgcggaattctgacagttgcCAATTTTTCACATGTCAttaaacattacaaaaaatattgccctcaaatggatccaaatttttcattatttcggtaaagagcttttttagtagcatcacttatgaaatgtcagaattccaCGGGATTAAAAATTTGAGTATAAAGGGTTAGTGGGTTTGTCTCACAAAGCAAGCTTTGTGGTTTGTCTACTGTCTATGGCAAACTCAGTTACTCGAGGAGGCCTATCGTGTActtatctgagattaaaaacagactttacatACTAatccattttatttaatcaagaTGCAGAGACTAATATTGTGCGTTGTTATGAAACGTGAAGGTTAGTATTTAATTAAGATTCATTATCTAAGGTtcaaatgatgatgatgaatagaCCGTAATTATTCTTCTATATTCTGACTTAACCATATGGACATCATGCCCAGAGGCTACTTCAACTATACAGCCTTTATACAGGTCTAAAATTGCTCGAATTTCATAGGAATGTTGTAATTTCATAATCGATCCCTTGTGAGTTACGGCGGTGATTCAATTATTGACTAATTTTATTGAACcgattatttcattttatattttggttGCTTGTTTTAGTACCCACTAAGCATGATAAATATATCTTtaataatatagttttttttttcaaaatatctCTAAAACCCttcagaccccttagcatgaattttcatcgtgaacgtgacgtgaaattactcgatgaattttgtagggaaattttagttctgctaccgaccgccaggggcgctgttcatattttcatacaaaattactcgatgaattctacttctCGATGAGTTCatcatgaaaattcatgctaaggggtcagttcttgtaacgtGACGCAATTAGGGACCAACAGAAATTACAAGTaccttaggtaggtacctatattatgattattttttttcccaGACCCacttataagtaaaaaaaggGCGTGTGCAAATATTACACACGCGTCTCGCGCTATATTAATCAACATCGGACTGACGTTAGGCTGCTTGTGCTAAGTGCCTGTTCATAGTAGAATACCTGATAGTaatgtcgcaggcattttgtaagaagttcattgtacattaagaaaatttgactataagtggtagcactggtagcctgatgtgctttgtccgtaggtaggtaatccatcctttgcggatttaatttgcatgCGGGAATTTTTTACTCGATTTGGcaggggcactaccgtgcgcctatatttactttgggggcactgccgcgcccccaaatattttagttttcccttgatTCATAAACCAAacactaggtacttatattccgaatttgaagcttctaggtctgctagaagtgccttagaatttttatgatcggtgagtgagtgagtgagtcagtgacaaaattaagaaactttgacccgttataattcttaaactactggttcaaattgaatgaaatttgtaatacatttattagatCTTGCAATTAGCTTTTCTATACcctcataaaaatatttttttgacttCCCCTCAAAATGACTCGAAATTGCTTCCTTCAACTCTTCATCCACTGAAAATTTTCTACCCCTGAGCtcttttttcaattttggaaacaaataataatCGCTAGGGGCCAGGTCTGGACTGTAAGGTGGATGAATTAGCGATTCGTATCCACAATTGAATAAGGCAGCCGTCGCAGTGTGGCACTTGTGAACGGGCGCGTTGTCGTGCAGAAGAAGGACCCCACGGGACCATTTTCCTCGTCTCTTTTCTTTGATAGCCTCCTTTAACTTTTGCAGGAGCGATGCGTAGTATGTTCCGGTTATGTTGACACCTTTTTCTTTGTAATCGATCAACAAAATTCCTTCAGTGTCCCAGAAAACTGTAGCCATAATCTTCCCGACCGATTCTGACACCTTGAACTTCTTGGGGGGTGGCGTACCTTTTTTATGCCATTGCATCGATTCTTGTTTCGACTCAGGTTCATAATGATGCACCCAAGTTTCGTCACCAGTAACAATTCGGTCCAAAACTGCAGCCGGTTCTTCACCACACAGCTCCAAAAAGTGCTTTGACGCGTCGACTCGCTGTTTCCTTTGAACGGGCGTGAGCATTCTTGGCACCCATCTTGCGCTTACTTTTGTCATGCCAAGATGGTCGTGTAATATTCTTAAAATGGTAGTTTCGGATACGCCAGTTAACGCAGATAATTGTTTCTTCTTTAATCTGGCATCCTCCACTACAAGTTTTTCGATTTTTTCGACGATAT
This is a stretch of genomic DNA from Plutella xylostella chromosome 4, ilPluXylo3.1, whole genome shotgun sequence. It encodes these proteins:
- the LOC119692254 gene encoding histone-lysine N-methyltransferase SETMAR-like, giving the protein MEQIEQRAVIKFLTKQGKSPKMIMEEMEAVYGTQCPSKTMIYKWNGLFKHGRESIEDDPRSGRPVEVTTSDIVEKIEKLVVEDARLKKKQLSALTGVSETTILRILHDHLGMTKVSARWVPRMLTPVQRKQRVDASKHFLELCGEEPAAVLDRIVTGDETWVHHYEPESKQESMQWHKKGTPPPKKFKVSESVGKIMATVFWDTEGILLIDYKEKGVNITGTYYASLLQKLKEAIKEKRRGKWSRGVLLLHDNAPVHKCHTATAALFNCGYESLIHPPYSPDLAPSDYYLFPKLKKELREIMCGAVE